A single region of the Acidithiobacillus acidisediminis genome encodes:
- a CDS encoding anthranilate synthase component II has protein sequence MLLMIDNYDSFTYNLVQYFGELGAELRVERNDALNLAEIEALAPERICISPGPCTPNEAGISLDVIRHFAGKIPILGVCLGHQAIGQAFGGQVVRAREVMHGKTSPIHHRGQGVFAGLPDPFTATRYHSLIVARATLPDCLEVTAWTADGEIMGLRHRELAVEGVQFHPESILSEHGKDILGNFLRGADR, from the coding sequence ATGCTGCTGATGATCGACAACTACGACAGCTTTACCTATAACCTGGTGCAATATTTCGGCGAACTGGGTGCCGAGCTGCGGGTAGAGCGCAATGATGCCCTGAATCTTGCCGAGATCGAGGCCTTGGCGCCGGAGCGCATCTGCATCTCGCCCGGGCCGTGTACCCCCAACGAGGCGGGAATCTCCCTCGATGTCATCCGCCACTTTGCCGGTAAGATCCCTATCCTTGGTGTCTGCCTGGGCCACCAGGCCATCGGTCAGGCCTTTGGTGGTCAAGTGGTACGGGCGCGCGAGGTGATGCATGGCAAGACCTCGCCCATTCATCATCGGGGTCAGGGGGTTTTTGCGGGCCTGCCCGATCCGTTCACCGCAACCCGTTATCACTCCTTGATCGTGGCCCGCGCTACCCTGCCCGATTGTCTGGAGGTCACGGCGTGGACGGCCGACGGCGAGATCATGGGCCTGCGTCACCGAGAGCTGGCGGTGGAGGGGGTGCAATTTCATCCCGAATCCATCCTGAGCGAACATGGCAAGGACATTTTGGGCAATTTTCTCCGAGGAGCAGACCGTTGA
- the trpE gene encoding anthranilate synthase component I has translation MLSAERFQSLAREGYNRIPLIREIPADLDTPLSAFLKVVDGPYAYLFESVQGGEKWGRYSIIGLPARERIEIRGQRIQRFVDGVLQEACETSDPLAWVSEFRQRFQAAPVDGLADRFSGGLVGYFGYDIVRYIEPRLARTPPLPDPLDLPEIQLLVADEILLFDNLRGTLRLLLQIDPRRPDAYAAGRERLTELEERLRGPLPARDSVAPRGAAVQEEEFQASFSRASYMAAVERIREYIAAGDVMQVVPSQRLSIPFAAPPLDLYRALRRINPSPYLFYVDLGRTQLVGSSPEILVRVEEEEVTVRPIAGTRPRGKTPAEDLALEEELLADPKERAEHLMLIDLARNDVGRIAATGSVCLTDSFAIERYSHVMHIVSQVTGRLRPGLDAMDALRATFPAGTVSGAPKIRAMEIIRELEPVARGVYAGAVGYWGWNGNMDTCIAIRTAVVQDGQLHIQAGGGIVADSQPAAEWEETLNKRRAMFRAVDMAENGLDPEGR, from the coding sequence GTGCTGAGTGCTGAGCGTTTTCAGTCCCTTGCCCGTGAGGGCTACAATCGTATTCCCCTGATTCGCGAGATCCCCGCCGATCTCGATACCCCGCTTTCCGCCTTTTTGAAGGTGGTGGATGGGCCTTATGCCTATCTCTTCGAGTCCGTCCAGGGCGGGGAAAAGTGGGGCCGCTACTCCATCATCGGCCTACCCGCTCGCGAACGGATTGAAATCCGTGGCCAGCGCATCCAGCGTTTTGTCGACGGCGTGCTCCAGGAGGCCTGCGAAACCAGCGATCCCCTCGCCTGGGTGAGCGAATTCCGGCAGCGCTTTCAGGCGGCGCCCGTAGATGGATTGGCGGATCGCTTCAGCGGCGGCTTGGTGGGCTATTTCGGTTACGATATTGTCCGCTATATCGAGCCGCGTTTGGCGCGCACCCCGCCCTTGCCGGATCCTTTGGATCTGCCCGAAATCCAGTTGCTCGTTGCCGATGAGATCCTACTCTTCGACAACCTGCGGGGTACCCTGCGTCTGTTGCTGCAGATCGACCCTCGGCGCCCTGACGCCTATGCGGCGGGGCGCGAGCGCTTGACGGAATTAGAAGAGCGACTGCGGGGCCCCCTGCCCGCGCGGGACAGCGTGGCCCCGCGCGGGGCGGCGGTCCAGGAGGAGGAGTTCCAGGCAAGTTTCAGCCGCGCAAGCTATATGGCGGCGGTGGAAAGAATTCGCGAATACATTGCCGCGGGTGACGTGATGCAGGTGGTGCCCTCGCAGCGCCTGTCGATTCCTTTTGCCGCGCCGCCCCTGGATCTCTATCGGGCCTTGCGCCGCATCAATCCCTCCCCGTATTTGTTCTATGTGGATCTGGGCCGCACCCAGTTGGTGGGCTCCTCGCCGGAGATTCTGGTGCGCGTCGAGGAAGAGGAAGTCACCGTGCGCCCCATTGCCGGGACGCGCCCACGCGGCAAAACGCCGGCGGAGGACTTGGCTCTGGAGGAGGAGTTGCTTGCGGATCCCAAGGAGCGGGCTGAGCACCTCATGCTCATCGATCTGGCGCGCAATGATGTCGGGCGGATCGCTGCCACGGGTAGCGTTTGTCTCACCGACTCCTTTGCTATCGAACGCTACTCCCATGTCATGCATATCGTTTCCCAGGTAACGGGACGCCTGCGCCCTGGGCTTGATGCCATGGATGCCCTGCGCGCGACCTTTCCAGCAGGAACGGTATCGGGTGCGCCCAAGATCCGCGCCATGGAAATCATTCGCGAATTGGAACCCGTTGCCCGGGGGGTCTATGCCGGGGCAGTAGGGTACTGGGGCTGGAATGGCAATATGGATACCTGCATCGCCATTCGTACCGCCGTTGTGCAGGACGGGCAGCTGCACATCCAGGCTGGCGGTGGCATTGTCGCCGATTCCCAGCCAGCGGCAGAATGGGAGGAGACCCTGAACAAGCGTCGCGCCATGTTCCGTGCCGTTGATATGGCCGAAAATGGCCTCGACCCCGAGGGGAGATAA
- the pyk gene encoding pyruvate kinase: protein MIRRTKIVATLGPASSSAEIIDRLIEAGLDVVRLNFSHGTAEQHLRAAELVRERARAHSRAIGILADLQGPKIRIGKFAEGKIQLREGDPFILDIHCELGDQTRVGVTYPQLVKDVERGATLLLNDGMIVLWVDQVQGNEIHTRVVQGGELSNNKGINRAGGGLTAPALTDKDRQDIITAAQLEADYLAVSFPRSGADMDEARRLFREAGGHGALVAKIERAEAVEAIEEILQASEAVMVARGDLGVEIGDAAVPPVQKRIIAMAHRYHRITITATQMMESMIHQPIPTRAEVSDVANAVLDGTDAVMLSAETASGQYPVEAVAAMARTCLEVERQMPCDVDEPIFDRALERVDETIAAAAILATQRAPIAAIAAFTESGSTALWLSRADSRVPIYALTPQVYTRRKVTLYRGVHPVNFPQSRHDDPLQVMRAAEDELRRRGVVRDGDLILITIGEPIGAPGGTNTLKLVRVGAAGQV from the coding sequence ATGATTCGCCGCACCAAGATCGTTGCGACCTTAGGGCCCGCCAGTAGCTCTGCCGAGATTATCGATCGGCTCATTGAGGCGGGCTTGGATGTGGTGCGTCTCAATTTTTCCCACGGCACGGCAGAGCAGCACCTGCGCGCGGCGGAGCTGGTGCGCGAGCGTGCGCGAGCCCATAGCCGGGCGATCGGGATCTTGGCCGATCTGCAAGGGCCGAAGATCCGCATCGGCAAGTTTGCCGAAGGAAAGATCCAGCTGCGTGAAGGCGACCCTTTCATCCTCGATATCCACTGTGAGCTGGGTGATCAGACCCGGGTTGGGGTTACCTACCCGCAACTGGTGAAGGATGTAGAGCGCGGTGCCACCCTGCTACTCAACGATGGGATGATCGTGCTCTGGGTCGACCAGGTACAGGGGAACGAGATTCATACCCGCGTGGTGCAGGGGGGGGAACTCTCCAACAACAAGGGGATCAACCGTGCTGGTGGGGGGCTCACCGCCCCGGCCCTGACTGATAAGGATCGCCAGGACATCATTACTGCGGCGCAACTGGAGGCCGATTACCTAGCCGTATCGTTCCCGCGTAGTGGTGCCGACATGGACGAGGCGCGGCGACTCTTTCGCGAGGCCGGTGGGCACGGCGCTCTGGTAGCGAAGATCGAGCGTGCAGAAGCCGTGGAAGCGATCGAGGAAATCTTGCAGGCCTCCGAGGCGGTAATGGTGGCGCGCGGGGACCTGGGGGTGGAGATTGGCGATGCCGCCGTGCCCCCAGTACAGAAACGCATCATCGCCATGGCGCATCGTTATCACCGCATCACCATCACAGCAACACAGATGATGGAATCGATGATTCATCAGCCTATCCCGACGCGTGCCGAGGTCTCCGACGTCGCCAACGCGGTGCTGGATGGTACGGATGCCGTCATGCTCTCTGCCGAGACTGCCTCCGGTCAATATCCCGTCGAAGCCGTGGCGGCCATGGCCCGTACCTGTCTGGAAGTCGAACGGCAGATGCCTTGTGATGTCGATGAGCCGATTTTTGATCGGGCGCTGGAGCGCGTGGACGAGACGATTGCCGCTGCCGCGATCCTCGCGACACAGCGCGCCCCCATTGCGGCTATTGCGGCCTTCACCGAGAGTGGTTCGACCGCCCTCTGGCTTTCCCGCGCTGACTCCCGGGTGCCGATCTACGCCCTCACCCCTCAGGTCTACACGCGACGCAAGGTGACCTTGTATCGTGGTGTTCATCCCGTAAACTTTCCGCAGAGCCGACATGACGACCCGTTGCAGGTCATGCGTGCGGCAGAAGACGAGTTGCGACGCCGGGGCGTGGTCCGGGACGGCGACTTGATTTTGATCACCATCGGCGAGCCCATTGGTGCGCCGGGGGGAACCAACACCCTGAAACTGGTGCGCGTGGGCGCCGCCGGTCAGGTGTAA
- a CDS encoding phosphoglycerate kinase: MQILTFADICQRGEARGKRVFIRADLNVPLNDAGEITEDTRVRASAPAVQMALDAGAAVMITSHLGRPTEGEYRPQDSLAPVAKRMGELLGKPVRLQQNWVDGGFELHPGEVVMLENCRLNKGEKKNDETLARKYAKLCDIFVHDAFGTAHRAEASTYGIAQYAPIACAGPLLAAEIDAINRALANPKRPLIAIVAGSKVSTKLTILQSLADKVDGLIVGGGIANTFLLACGMPIGKSLAEADLVDEAKKVIEKMKARGAEVPIPVDVVVADRFAADAKATVKSASEVSDDDMILDIGPKTAAELADKLRAAGTIVWNGPVGVFEFDAFAHGTKAIAEAIASSAGFSIAGGGDTLAAIAKYGIADRVGYISTGGGAFLEVLEGKTLPAFEILAARARG, translated from the coding sequence ATGCAGATCCTGACCTTTGCTGATATCTGCCAGCGGGGGGAGGCGCGCGGCAAGCGCGTCTTCATCCGCGCCGATCTGAATGTTCCTCTCAATGATGCGGGGGAAATCACCGAGGACACCCGGGTACGGGCCTCTGCCCCAGCAGTGCAGATGGCTCTCGATGCCGGTGCGGCGGTGATGATCACCTCCCACCTTGGACGGCCGACGGAGGGAGAGTACCGTCCGCAGGACTCCCTCGCCCCAGTGGCCAAGCGCATGGGCGAGCTGCTGGGCAAACCTGTGCGCTTGCAGCAGAACTGGGTCGATGGAGGCTTTGAACTGCATCCTGGCGAAGTCGTCATGCTGGAAAATTGCCGCCTGAACAAGGGGGAGAAGAAAAACGACGAGACCTTGGCGCGGAAATATGCCAAGCTCTGTGACATTTTTGTGCATGACGCCTTCGGCACCGCGCATCGTGCGGAAGCGAGTACCTACGGCATCGCCCAGTACGCGCCCATCGCCTGTGCGGGCCCACTGTTGGCGGCGGAGATCGACGCCATCAACCGCGCGCTGGCCAATCCCAAACGTCCCTTGATTGCCATTGTTGCCGGTTCCAAGGTGTCGACCAAGCTCACCATTCTGCAGAGTCTGGCGGACAAGGTGGACGGATTGATCGTCGGCGGTGGCATTGCCAATACCTTCCTGCTCGCTTGTGGTATGCCCATTGGCAAGAGCCTCGCAGAGGCGGATCTGGTTGATGAGGCGAAGAAGGTGATCGAAAAAATGAAGGCGCGCGGCGCCGAGGTACCGATCCCCGTCGATGTGGTCGTTGCGGACCGCTTTGCCGCCGATGCCAAGGCTACCGTGAAATCGGCGAGCGAAGTGAGTGACGACGACATGATCCTCGACATCGGCCCGAAGACAGCCGCCGAATTGGCGGACAAGTTGCGGGCGGCGGGCACCATTGTCTGGAATGGCCCGGTCGGAGTCTTCGAGTTCGATGCCTTTGCCCACGGTACCAAGGCCATCGCCGAAGCGATCGCCAGTAGTGCTGGGTTCTCCATCGCTGGCGGCGGCGACACTCTCGCGGCCATTGCCAAGTATGGCATTGCCGATCGGGTCGGCTACATCTCCACTGGGGGTGGCGCCTTCCTCGAGGTTCTGGAGGGGAAGACATTGCCCGCGTTTGAAATTCTTGCGGCCCGAGCCCGGGGGTAG
- the gap gene encoding type I glyceraldehyde-3-phosphate dehydrogenase gives MTIRVGINGFGRIGRMAFRAIAKETEFQGLEVVAINDLLEPAYLAYMLQYDSVHGRFPGTVQVEGNSLVVNGKTIRLTAEKDPANLRWGDVGVDIVIESTGFFLTTETCQKHVDAGAKKVVQSAPSKDDTPMFVYGVNHAKYAGEQIVSAASCTTNCLAPVAKVLHDSFGIKRGLMSTVHAATATQKTVDGPSHKDWRGGRGILENIIPSSTGAAKAVGKVIPELNKKLTGMSFRVPTSDVSVVDLTAELNKETSYEEICQAMKAASEGSLKGVLGYTEEAVVSTDFRGFSAPSVFDAKAGIQLDPTFVKVVSWYDNEYGYTCNMLRFVKHVASH, from the coding sequence ATGACCATTCGCGTGGGTATCAACGGCTTTGGCCGCATTGGACGCATGGCCTTTCGCGCCATTGCCAAAGAGACTGAATTTCAGGGTCTGGAGGTTGTTGCCATCAACGACTTGCTCGAACCTGCCTACCTCGCCTACATGCTGCAGTATGACTCAGTGCACGGCCGTTTCCCCGGCACGGTGCAGGTGGAGGGCAACAGTCTGGTGGTCAACGGCAAGACCATTCGCCTCACGGCGGAGAAGGACCCGGCCAATCTCCGCTGGGGTGATGTCGGCGTGGATATCGTGATCGAGTCCACCGGCTTTTTCCTGACCACCGAGACCTGCCAAAAACACGTCGACGCGGGCGCCAAGAAGGTGGTGCAGTCCGCCCCCTCGAAGGACGACACGCCGATGTTCGTCTATGGCGTCAATCACGCCAAATATGCCGGCGAGCAAATCGTCTCGGCGGCATCCTGCACCACCAACTGCCTGGCGCCGGTGGCGAAGGTCTTGCATGATAGTTTTGGGATCAAGCGCGGCTTGATGAGCACGGTGCATGCGGCAACTGCGACGCAAAAGACCGTGGACGGCCCCTCCCACAAGGATTGGCGTGGTGGTCGCGGTATCCTGGAAAATATCATCCCTTCCTCCACTGGCGCTGCCAAGGCGGTGGGCAAGGTGATCCCAGAGTTGAACAAGAAGCTCACCGGAATGTCTTTCCGGGTGCCCACCTCCGACGTCTCGGTGGTAGACCTCACCGCTGAGTTGAACAAGGAAACGAGCTATGAAGAGATTTGCCAGGCGATGAAGGCGGCCAGCGAAGGTTCCCTCAAAGGGGTGCTTGGCTATACCGAGGAGGCCGTGGTTTCGACAGATTTCCGCGGTTTTTCCGCACCATCGGTATTTGATGCCAAGGCCGGCATCCAGCTTGACCCGACCTTCGTCAAGGTGGTGTCCTGGTACGATAATGAATATGGCTATACCTGCAACATGCTGCGCTTCGTCAAGCACGTCGCCAGTCACTGA
- the trpD gene encoding anthranilate phosphoribosyltransferase, with amino-acid sequence MREILEGIIAGQDLSARESEAIFSAVMRGEWTPAQLGALLMGLRMKGQRVEELVGATRALRAFMTRVEVDVDRLVDTCGTGGDACGTFNISTAAALVAAAAGARVAKHGNRAVSGRSGSADVLEALGLKLDLRPEQVAACIDRVGIGFLFAPAHHGAMRHAVGPRKELGIRSLFNLMGPLSNPAGAPHQVLGVYSETWLTPLAEAARELGGRHVLVVHGHDGLDEISLSGPTEVAELRGGEVHRYRLRPEDFGLQSAPLATLQIADVTEAAAVFLRVLQNEPGPRRDIVLLNAGAALFAADVVAELADGVLLAREVMESGAVWAKWESLLRCAQEV; translated from the coding sequence ATTCGCGAAATTCTCGAGGGGATTATTGCCGGACAGGACCTTTCGGCGCGCGAGAGCGAGGCGATTTTCTCCGCCGTCATGCGCGGGGAGTGGACCCCAGCGCAATTGGGTGCCCTGCTCATGGGCCTGCGCATGAAGGGGCAGCGGGTGGAGGAACTGGTAGGTGCCACGCGCGCCTTGCGCGCTTTCATGACCCGGGTGGAGGTAGACGTCGATCGACTGGTGGATACCTGTGGCACGGGCGGTGATGCCTGCGGTACTTTCAATATCTCCACCGCGGCGGCCCTGGTGGCGGCAGCAGCGGGCGCGCGGGTGGCGAAGCATGGCAACCGCGCCGTTTCAGGTCGTAGTGGCAGCGCCGATGTTCTGGAAGCGCTGGGTCTGAAACTCGATTTGCGGCCGGAACAAGTGGCGGCCTGTATCGATCGGGTCGGTATCGGTTTTCTTTTTGCCCCGGCGCATCATGGCGCCATGCGCCATGCCGTCGGTCCGCGCAAGGAGCTCGGGATTCGCTCTCTGTTCAACCTGATGGGGCCATTGAGTAACCCTGCGGGGGCACCACATCAGGTACTCGGCGTCTACAGTGAGACTTGGTTGACCCCCCTGGCCGAGGCGGCGCGGGAACTGGGAGGGCGTCATGTCCTGGTGGTCCATGGTCATGATGGCTTGGATGAGATCAGTCTCTCTGGTCCGACCGAGGTGGCTGAGCTGCGCGGGGGCGAGGTCCATCGGTATCGCCTACGACCAGAAGATTTTGGTCTCCAGTCTGCGCCTTTGGCGACCCTGCAGATTGCGGATGTCACCGAGGCGGCCGCAGTCTTCCTGCGGGTTTTGCAGAATGAACCGGGCCCGCGCCGGGATATTGTGCTCCTCAACGCCGGTGCCGCCCTCTTCGCTGCGGATGTGGTTGCTGAACTTGCTGATGGTGTCCTGCTGGCGCGCGAAGTGATGGAAAGCGGTGCTGTCTGGGCCAAGTGGGAATCCTTGTTGCGCTGCGCCCAAGAGGTCTGA
- the rpe gene encoding ribulose-phosphate 3-epimerase has product MTQYKISPSILSADFARLGEEVRAVDEAGADYIHVDVMDNHFVPNLTIGPLVAAAIKPHTQKPLDVHLMISPVDAIIPEFAKAGANIITVHPEGTIHLDRTIQLIHSLGCKAGVSLNPATPLEVLDYVLENIDLVLVMSVNPGFGGQSFIDYSLRKIEAIRKRIDATGKAIELEVDGGIKVNNVRQVADAGADVFVAGSAIYNTSDYHATIAAFRAALAG; this is encoded by the coding sequence ATGACGCAATACAAGATTTCTCCCTCTATTCTGTCTGCCGACTTTGCTCGTCTGGGTGAAGAAGTGCGTGCTGTCGATGAGGCTGGTGCGGACTACATTCATGTCGACGTGATGGACAATCACTTCGTCCCCAACCTTACCATCGGGCCCCTGGTAGCTGCTGCGATCAAGCCGCATACCCAGAAACCCCTCGATGTCCATCTGATGATTTCGCCCGTAGATGCCATCATCCCGGAATTTGCCAAGGCGGGAGCGAACATCATCACCGTACACCCCGAGGGCACCATTCACCTCGATCGCACCATTCAGCTCATTCACAGTCTCGGCTGCAAGGCCGGCGTCTCGCTGAACCCGGCAACCCCCCTCGAGGTGCTGGATTATGTCCTGGAAAATATTGATCTAGTGCTGGTGATGAGTGTCAATCCAGGTTTCGGTGGGCAAAGTTTCATTGATTACAGCTTGCGCAAGATCGAGGCCATCCGGAAACGCATCGATGCCACGGGCAAGGCCATCGAACTCGAAGTCGACGGTGGAATCAAGGTCAACAATGTGCGCCAGGTGGCGGACGCGGGTGCGGACGTGTTTGTGGCTGGCAGCGCCATCTACAACACTTCGGACTACCACGCCACCATAGCCGCCTTCCGCGCTGCCTTGGCCGGCTGA
- the fba gene encoding class II fructose-bisphosphate aldolase (catalyzes the reversible aldol condensation of dihydroxyacetonephosphate and glyceraldehyde 3-phosphate in the Calvin cycle, glycolysis, and/or gluconeogenesis), whose protein sequence is MAMVSMRQLLDHAAEHGYGIPAFNVNNLEQVRAIMEAAAAVDAPVILQASAGARKYAGEPFLRHLILAAVEEYPDIPVVLHQDHGASPAVCIQAIRSGFTSVMMDGSLLEDAKTPASYDYNVAVTAKVVEMAHAVGVTVEGELGCLGSLETGMAGEEDGVGAEGCLSHDQLLTDPEEAAQFVKSTKLDALAIAIGTSHGAYKFTQPPTGKILRIDRVKEIHERIPDTHLVMHGSSSVPQDWLKIIHEFGGDIGETYGVPVEEIQEGIKYGVRKVNIDTDLRLAATGAVRQSLYKNPKNFDPRKFLTASLDAMRDICKARYEAFGSAGQASKIKAIPMDTMVKKYKAGDLDPRVKGV, encoded by the coding sequence ATGGCAATGGTATCCATGCGGCAATTGCTCGATCACGCCGCCGAGCACGGGTATGGCATTCCCGCCTTCAACGTCAACAATCTGGAGCAGGTGCGCGCGATCATGGAGGCGGCTGCCGCCGTTGACGCGCCGGTGATTCTGCAGGCCTCTGCGGGCGCAAGGAAATATGCCGGTGAGCCCTTTCTGCGCCACCTCATCCTCGCTGCTGTTGAGGAGTACCCAGACATTCCCGTTGTCCTGCACCAAGACCATGGCGCGAGCCCCGCAGTCTGTATCCAGGCCATCCGCTCTGGTTTCACCAGCGTGATGATGGATGGATCCCTGCTGGAAGACGCCAAGACTCCGGCTAGCTACGACTACAACGTCGCCGTTACCGCCAAGGTGGTGGAAATGGCACACGCCGTTGGCGTAACCGTCGAGGGTGAGTTGGGCTGTCTGGGCTCGCTGGAAACCGGCATGGCTGGCGAGGAGGATGGCGTGGGTGCGGAAGGCTGCCTGAGCCACGACCAGCTCCTGACCGACCCCGAGGAGGCCGCCCAGTTTGTCAAGTCGACCAAGCTTGATGCCCTGGCCATTGCCATTGGCACCAGTCATGGTGCGTACAAGTTCACCCAGCCGCCAACCGGCAAGATTCTGCGCATCGACCGCGTCAAGGAAATCCACGAGCGGATCCCCGATACCCATCTGGTCATGCACGGTTCCAGCTCGGTGCCGCAGGACTGGCTGAAGATCATCCACGAGTTTGGCGGCGACATCGGTGAAACCTATGGTGTGCCGGTGGAAGAAATTCAGGAAGGCATCAAGTACGGGGTGCGCAAGGTCAATATCGATACCGATCTGCGTCTTGCCGCAACCGGTGCCGTCCGGCAGAGCCTGTACAAGAACCCGAAGAACTTCGATCCACGGAAGTTCCTGACCGCATCCCTTGATGCCATGCGCGATATCTGCAAGGCGCGCTACGAGGCCTTTGGTTCCGCAGGGCAGGCCAGCAAGATCAAGGCCATTCCGATGGATACCATGGTCAAGAAGTACAAGGCAGGCGACCTCGACCCGCGGGTGAAGGGCGTTTGA
- a CDS encoding phosphoglycolate phosphatase, which yields MQESRFSARMVLIDLDGTLIDTAPDLAGAANHVLQSIGRQPAPMPVIRGFIGNGVRELMRRALAIEAEPSEAELDAAMPIFSAYYGAHLTEQSVVYPGVKTALEELRAQGRKLVCITNKAGQFTEPLLERLGLRDYFALVLSGDSLPRKKPDPLPLTHAAKHFELSPEEGVLVGDSINDTQAARAAGMPVVCVSYGYRGDMPLADLAADAVIDTLRELLPLLQ from the coding sequence GTGCAAGAATCTCGCTTTTCCGCCCGTATGGTGCTCATCGATCTTGATGGTACGCTGATCGACACCGCTCCGGATCTTGCTGGCGCGGCCAATCATGTGCTGCAAAGCATAGGGCGACAGCCAGCGCCCATGCCCGTCATTCGTGGTTTTATCGGTAACGGGGTGCGCGAACTGATGCGCCGTGCTCTCGCTATCGAGGCTGAGCCATCGGAGGCAGAGCTGGATGCCGCGATGCCCATCTTTTCCGCCTACTATGGCGCGCATCTGACCGAGCAGAGCGTGGTCTATCCAGGGGTGAAGACGGCCTTGGAAGAGCTGCGCGCGCAGGGCCGCAAGCTGGTCTGTATCACCAACAAGGCGGGACAGTTTACCGAACCGCTCTTGGAGCGTCTGGGGCTGCGCGACTATTTTGCGCTGGTGCTTTCCGGTGACAGTTTACCGCGCAAAAAACCCGATCCTCTACCCTTGACCCATGCCGCCAAGCACTTCGAGCTGAGCCCGGAAGAAGGGGTTCTAGTGGGCGACTCGATCAATGATACCCAGGCTGCACGGGCCGCCGGAATGCCGGTGGTCTGTGTCAGTTACGGATATCGTGGCGACATGCCCCTCGCCGACTTGGCAGCGGATGCGGTTATCGATACACTGCGCGAACTCTTACCCTTGTTACAGTAA